The Fibrobacter sp. genomic sequence GAAGTCGCCAGGCATCTTGACCGTTTCCACGACCTCACCATCATCACCAATTCCATCAACGCAATGATCGAGGCGCTGAAATACAAGCGTTTCCGGGTGATGCTCGTAGGCGGCAGTGTCAGGGAGTCCAGCATGTCGATGGTAGGTTCCCTGTCCGAATCCAACCTCAAGCTCTTCTACTGCGACAAGCTCTTCCTCGGGGTTGACAGTTTCAGCGTGGAGGCAGGCCTTTCAACTCCCAGCATAGAGGAGGCCAGCACCAACCAGGTCATGATCTCGAGGGCCCGCGAAGTCATAGCGGTATTCGACTCGTCCAAAATCAACAAGCGCGCCCTGGCGTTCATCGCCATGCCCGACAAGATAAACACCGTAATCACCGACAAGAATCTTCCTTCCTCTGTTGCCAATCAGCTGAGGGACATGAAGATCAATGTCGAAACCGTATATGTATAAGAATCGAAATATCCCGAAATATTTTTATCTGTTCAGTCAACCGATTATAAAACAACAATTTAACATTATATGATATAATTTCGTTCTGCTTCGGATTCGAATTAGGCAGTTTCGAAACGAAATTTATCCCAAATTATATATATATTTGTAGCGATAACACCTATAACGTAACAAAATGGAACTGAACTTCCACACATACCGGGA encodes the following:
- a CDS encoding DeoR/GlpR family DNA-binding transcription regulator; translated protein: MNIYDTGQGRRSAILQKLREDSSVSVTQLSKQFGVSEVTIRKDLRILKERKLLIRVHGGAIKGAAIAAAEEGEQNVNFKSLVHAKEKEAIGRAASAHIKDGDTIMIDSGTTALEVARHLDRFHDLTIITNSINAMIEALKYKRFRVMLVGGSVRESSMSMVGSLSESNLKLFYCDKLFLGVDSFSVEAGLSTPSIEEASTNQVMISRAREVIAVFDSSKINKRALAFIAMPDKINTVITDKNLPSSVANQLRDMKINVETVYV